From the genome of Streptacidiphilus sp. PB12-B1b:
TGGACTGTTAGGCTTGCTCAGCGTGACCGCGAAGCCGAAGATCCCCAATGTCCTTGCCTCCCGCTACGCCTCCGGTGAGCTGACCCGCCTGTGGTCCCCCGAGCACAAGGTCGTCCTGGAGCGGCAGCTGTGGCTGGCCGTCCTCAAGGCCCAGGCCGACCTGGGGATCGACGTGCCCGAGGGGGCCGTCGCCGACTACGAGCGGGTCGTGGACCAGGTGGACCTGGCGTCGATCGCCGCCCGCGAGCGGATCACCCGCCACGACGTGAAGGCCCGGATCGAGGAGTTCAGCGCCCTCGCCGGACACGAGCAGATCCACAAGGGCATGACCTCGCGCGACCTCACCGAGAACGTCGAGCAGCTCCAGGTGCGGCAGTCCCTGGAGCACGTCCGGGACCGCACGGTGGCGCTGCTGGTGCGGCTGGCCGCGCTCGCCGCCGAGCACAGCGAGCTGGTCATGACCGGCCGCTCGCACAACGTCGCCGCCCAGGCCACCACCCTCGGCAAGCGCTTCGCCAGCGCCGCCGACGAGATCCTGGTCGCCTTCCGGCGGCTGGAGGAGCTGATCGCCCGCTACCCGCTGCGCGGGATCAAGGGCCCGGTCGGCACCTCCCAGGACATGCTGGACCTGCTCGGCGGCGACCAGGAGCGGCTGGCCGAGCTGGAGCAGCGGGTCGCCGAGCACCTGGGCTTCCAGCAGGGCTTCACCAGCGTCGGCCAGGTCTACCCGCGCTCGCTGGACTACGACGTGCTGTCGGCGCTGGTGCAGTTGGCCGCCGGGCCCGGCAGCCTGGCCAAGACCATCCGGCTGATGGCCGGGATCGAGCTGGTCACCGAGGGCTTCAAGGAGGGCCAGGTCGGCTCCTCGGCGATGCCGCACAAGATGAACACCCGCTCCTGCGAGCGCGTCAACGGCCTCGCGGTGATCCTGCGCGGCTACGCCTCCATGGTCTCCGAGCTGGGCGGCGACCAGTGGAACGAGGGCGACGTCTCCTGCTCGGTGGTGCGCCGGGTCGCCCTGCCGGACGCCTTCTTCGCCTTCGACGGCCTGCTGGAGACCTTCCTCACCGTCCTGGACGAGTTCGGCGCCTTCCCCGCCGTCATCGCCGCCGAGCTGGACCGCTACCTGCCGTTCCTGGGCACCACCAAGGTGCTGATGGCGGCGGTGCGCGCGGGCGTCGGCCGGGAGACCGCGCACGAGGCCATCAAGGAGCACGCCGTCGCCTCGGCGCTGGCCATGCGCGCCGGGGTCCGCGAGAACCAGCTGCTGCAGCGCCTCGCCGAGGACGACCGCATCCCGCTGGACCGGGCCGGCCTGGACGCGCTGCTCGCCGACAAGCTGTCCTTCACCGGCGCCGCCTCCGCGCAGGTGGCCGAGGTGGTCCGGCGGGTCGAGGCGGTCGCCGCCGCATACCCCGAGGCCGCGAAGTACACGCCGGGCGACATCCTCTGACACCCGGTCGGCTGCGCGGGGCTCCGCGAACCGGTGAATTCGGGCGCCCTGCGCCGCCCGGCCGTTCCGGTCCGGCGGCGGGCGCCTGCATCATCGTCAGCAGGAGCGCTTCGACGGCGGGTCGGAGCAGCGGCGACGAGAGGTCAGCCCATGACGACGACCGCCTCCCTGCCCGACCCCCTGCCCGCGCCGCCGGGTGAGCCGCCGCCGGGTGAGCCGTCGCCCCAGCCGCTGCCCCGGGAGCCGCTGCCCGCGACCGGCCTGGCGCTGGCGCTGGCCCTGCCCGCCGGGCGCCTCCCGGCGGCGCTGGACCACCCGGCCCGGCAGCAGGTGCGGCAGCTGCACGACGCCTGGTTCCGGGAGCGCGTCGGCGGCGTCGGACTGGCCGCCGAGCAGCGGCTGTTCGCCGAGTGCGAGGGCGTCAGCCTGATGTGCCGGGTGCTGCCCGCGGCCGACGCCGAACGGCTGCTGGGCATCTGCCTGGCCGCCTCGGTGCTGTTCCTGCTCGACGACGTCACCGACGGCGACTCCGCCGAGACCGGCCGCGCCGACCAGTACCTGGCCGTCCTGGCCGGGGCCGACGCCGAGGGCGGCTCGGCGCACCTGCGGCTGCTGGCCCGGACCCTGACCCGGGTGCGCGAGGGCGTCCCGGCGCGGCTGTGGGCCCGCTTCGTGGCCGGCTTCTCCGAGGTGATCGCCGGGGCCGCGGCCAAGAGCGCGGCGCCGGTCCGCGACTACCCGGGCTACCTGGCGGTGCGCCGCGCCGACGCCGCCTTCGACCTGGTCGGCGTCGCCATCGAACACGGCCTGGGCCTGGACCTGGCCCTGGAACCGGCCCGGCTCGCGGCCTTCCACGACGCCTGCTTCGAGCACACCATCCTCGTCAACGACCTGCTCTCCTACCGCAAGGAGTACGCGGCCGACGAGCCGATGAACGCCGTCGGCGTGCTGCGCCGCACCCGGGGCCTGGGGCTGCAGGCCGCCGTGGACGAGCTGTGCGCCCGGCTCCGGGCCGCCGAGGACGCCTTCTTCGCCGAGGCCGCCGCGCTGGACGCCGCCCACGGCGGCGACCACCCGGAGCTGCGGCCCTACCTGGACGCCTGGGCGCAGATGCTCAGCGGCAATCTGGCCTGGTCGCTGGCGTGCCCGCGCTACCACGGCCCGGGCGGCGGCTGGACCGGGCGGACCCCGCCCGGGCGGATGGTGCTCTACCCGGACCGGACCGAGTTCGCCGGGGAGTTCGCCGGGTGAGCCGCCCTCGGCCGGGTTTTCGCCTCGGCCGGGCCCCGGTCAGTCCTGCCCGGGCTTGCGGGCCTCGATCAGGAACCGGGTCGTGGTGGCCACGAACGGCCCCTCGGCGGTGATCTGCTCGTGCAGCTCGCGCAGCCGGTCGCGGTACTGCTCGACGGTGAAGCCCGGGACCATCCAGATGACCTTGCGCAGGAAGTAGACCACCGCGCCGATGTCGTGGAACTCGGTCCGCAGCGACTCCGAGCGCAGGTCGGTCACGGTCAGCCCGGCGGCCCGCGCGCCCGCCACCGAGTGGTCCGGGTGGCGGGAGTCGCGGACGTCCTCGGGCTGCGGGCCGAGGAAGAACTCGACCAGCTCGAACACGCTGGCCGGGCCGACCTCCTGGGAGAGGTAGCAGCCGCCGGGCCGCAGCACCCGGGCGATCTCGGACCAGTGGACGTCCACCGGGTGGCGGCAGGTGACCAGGTCGAAGGCGGCGTCCGCGAACGGCAGCGGGGTGCCGTCCTCGTGCGCGACGACCGCGGCGCCCAGCGGGTGCAGCAGTGCGGTCGCTTTGGCGACGTTGGGCGGCCAGGACTCGGTGGCCACGGTCAGCGGCGCCAGCCGGGGAGCCCCGGCCAGCACCTCGCCGCCGCCGGTCTGCAGATCCAGCGCGGCCCGGGCGCGGCCCAGCCGCTCGCCCATCAGCCGGGCGTAGCCCCATCTGGGACGCTGTTCGCTGGCGCGGCCGTCCAGCCAGGAGAAGTCCCAGCCGTCGACGCCGACGGAGCCGGCCTCGGCGACGAGGGCCTCGAAGGAATCGGACATGCCGCGATCATCCCAGCGGCACCGCTGGTACGCGAACGGATTTCCGGGCGGCCGGGCCGCAGCGGTCGGCAGGCAGCGGCGGCCCGGCCGCAGGCGTCAGGCCGGTGCGGTCAGGCCGGTGCGGGCGTCTCCCAGAAGCGGACGGCGGACATCCCCAGCGTGGCGGCGAAGCCGGGCAGCGCGGGCACCCGGGGCTCGGCGTTGCGCAGCAGCGTCGCCTCGTCGTAGCGGGAGCAGCCGAGGTGCCAGCCCAGGATTCCGGCCATCCAGTTGCGCAGCTCCCCGGCGTAGCCGTCCAGGGTCTGCCGGGCCTCGGCACTGAGGCCGAAGTCGTCGTACAGCGCCGGGAGTTCGACTTCGGAGACGTGCTCGAACTGCTGCATCCGGCTGGTCATCAGGTCGTTGACGACGGCCATCGCCTGGTCGCGGTCGCAGTCGA
Proteins encoded in this window:
- the purB gene encoding adenylosuccinate lyase, coding for MTAKPKIPNVLASRYASGELTRLWSPEHKVVLERQLWLAVLKAQADLGIDVPEGAVADYERVVDQVDLASIAARERITRHDVKARIEEFSALAGHEQIHKGMTSRDLTENVEQLQVRQSLEHVRDRTVALLVRLAALAAEHSELVMTGRSHNVAAQATTLGKRFASAADEILVAFRRLEELIARYPLRGIKGPVGTSQDMLDLLGGDQERLAELEQRVAEHLGFQQGFTSVGQVYPRSLDYDVLSALVQLAAGPGSLAKTIRLMAGIELVTEGFKEGQVGSSAMPHKMNTRSCERVNGLAVILRGYASMVSELGGDQWNEGDVSCSVVRRVALPDAFFAFDGLLETFLTVLDEFGAFPAVIAAELDRYLPFLGTTKVLMAAVRAGVGRETAHEAIKEHAVASALAMRAGVRENQLLQRLAEDDRIPLDRAGLDALLADKLSFTGAASAQVAEVVRRVEAVAAAYPEAAKYTPGDIL
- a CDS encoding class I SAM-dependent methyltransferase: MSDSFEALVAEAGSVGVDGWDFSWLDGRASEQRPRWGYARLMGERLGRARAALDLQTGGGEVLAGAPRLAPLTVATESWPPNVAKATALLHPLGAAVVAHEDGTPLPFADAAFDLVTCRHPVDVHWSEIARVLRPGGCYLSQEVGPASVFELVEFFLGPQPEDVRDSRHPDHSVAGARAAGLTVTDLRSESLRTEFHDIGAVVYFLRKVIWMVPGFTVEQYRDRLRELHEQITAEGPFVATTTRFLIEARKPGQD